The following are encoded in a window of Actinomycetes bacterium genomic DNA:
- a CDS encoding FAD-dependent oxidoreductase, protein MRQAGRVRVVVVGAGVVGLTCAVRLAEAGHDTHVLARDLPLETTSAVAAAMWYPYLAQPRDAVTRWAARTFEVLEGLSHTHPQSGVRMRAGTELLSTGRPVDPWWRDAVPSLETVTGPRDGYGSGWRMTVPVADMATYLSFLVDRLAAAGGTLSRAWLADLPDNGYVVNATGLASRALAGDESLTPVRGQVLRVAQVGLEEWLLDDSDPARPLYVVPRERDVVVGGTADRGSWDRTPDPVTAHEVLARATALVPELAGARVLGHRVGLRPARPTVRLEAVPHPDGAPGGVVHCYGHGGAGVTLSWGCAEDVLQAVEHMAAARPMAENPALR, encoded by the coding sequence GTGCGCCAGGCTGGCCGGGTGCGGGTCGTCGTGGTCGGTGCCGGGGTCGTGGGCCTGACCTGCGCGGTGCGGCTCGCCGAGGCGGGGCACGACACCCACGTCCTGGCCCGCGACCTGCCGCTGGAGACGACGTCCGCCGTGGCGGCGGCGATGTGGTACCCCTACCTCGCCCAGCCCAGGGACGCGGTCACCCGGTGGGCCGCCCGGACCTTCGAGGTGCTCGAGGGGCTCTCGCACACCCACCCGCAGTCGGGTGTCCGGATGCGGGCCGGCACCGAGCTGCTCTCGACCGGCCGGCCGGTCGACCCCTGGTGGCGCGACGCGGTCCCGAGCCTGGAGACGGTGACCGGGCCGCGCGACGGCTACGGCTCGGGCTGGCGGATGACCGTGCCCGTGGCCGACATGGCGACGTACCTCTCGTTCCTCGTCGACCGGCTGGCCGCGGCCGGCGGCACCCTGAGCCGCGCCTGGCTGGCCGACCTGCCGGACAACGGCTACGTCGTCAACGCCACCGGCCTGGCCTCGCGCGCGCTGGCCGGCGACGAGAGCCTGACGCCGGTGCGCGGGCAGGTGCTGCGGGTGGCGCAGGTCGGTCTGGAGGAGTGGCTGCTCGACGACTCCGACCCGGCGCGGCCGCTCTACGTCGTGCCGCGCGAGCGCGACGTCGTCGTCGGAGGCACCGCCGACCGCGGCTCGTGGGACCGCACGCCGGACCCGGTGACGGCGCACGAGGTGCTCGCCCGGGCCACCGCCCTGGTGCCCGAGCTCGCCGGCGCCCGGGTCCTGGGCCACCGGGTCGGCCTGCGCCCGGCGCGACCCACGGTCCGCCTCGAGGCGGTCCCGCACCCCGACGGCGCGCCCGGCGGGGTCGTGCACTGCTACGGCCACGGTGGCGCCGGCGTCACGCTGTCCTGGGGCTGCGCCGAAGACGTCCTTCAGGCCGTCGAGCACATGGCCGCGGCCAGGCCGATGGCCGAGAACCCGGCGCTGCGGTAG
- the nucS gene encoding endonuclease NucS — protein sequence MRLVIATCTVDYVGRLTAHLPSATRLILVKADGSVSVHADDRAYKPLNWMSPPCTLTEDGETWTVTNKAGERLVITVEDVLHDSRHELGVDPGLVKDGVEAHLQALLADQIETLGTGWRLVRREFPTAIGPVDILARDERGATVAIEIKRRGEIDGVEQLTRYLGLLNRDPLLSPVRGVLAAQEIKPQAKVLATDRGIDCVTLDYDALRGFDDPSHRLF from the coding sequence GTGCGTTTGGTCATCGCGACGTGCACGGTCGACTACGTCGGCCGGCTCACCGCCCACCTTCCCAGCGCCACCCGGCTGATCCTGGTCAAGGCCGACGGGTCGGTCTCGGTGCACGCCGACGACCGGGCCTACAAGCCGCTGAACTGGATGAGCCCGCCCTGCACCCTCACCGAGGACGGCGAGACGTGGACGGTCACCAACAAGGCCGGCGAGCGCCTCGTCATCACCGTCGAGGACGTCCTGCACGACTCCCGCCATGAGCTCGGCGTCGACCCGGGCCTGGTCAAGGACGGCGTCGAGGCCCACCTGCAGGCCCTGCTCGCCGACCAGATCGAGACCCTCGGCACCGGCTGGCGGCTGGTCCGCCGCGAGTTCCCCACCGCGATCGGCCCGGTCGACATCCTGGCCAGGGACGAGCGCGGTGCCACCGTGGCGATCGAGATCAAGCGCCGCGGCGAGATCGACGGCGTCGAGCAGCTGACCCGCTACCTCGGGCTGCTCAACCGAGACCCGCTGCTCTCCCCCGTCCGCGGTGTCCTCGCCGCCCAGGAGATCAAGCCGCAGGCCAAGGTCCTCGCCACCGACCGCGGCATCGACTGCGTGACCCTGGACTACGACGCCCTGCGCGGCTTCGACGACCCGAGCCACCGACTCTTCTGA
- a CDS encoding STAS domain-containing protein, with protein sequence MRSAQSSLSVDVQADEDDPEIVRVRLGGELDITSSPLLEAVVEQVCQARRDPPCRRLVVDMSGVGFADASGISPLLLGRAMLARRGGLVELRHCRRAVLRLIRLLDLADMVDLEDAG encoded by the coding sequence GTGCGCAGCGCGCAGTCGTCGCTGTCCGTGGACGTCCAGGCGGACGAGGACGACCCGGAGATCGTCCGGGTCCGCCTCGGCGGGGAGCTCGACATCACGAGCTCGCCGCTGCTGGAGGCCGTCGTCGAGCAGGTGTGCCAGGCCCGCCGAGACCCGCCCTGCCGGCGCCTGGTCGTCGACATGAGCGGCGTGGGCTTCGCCGACGCCTCGGGCATCTCGCCGCTGCTACTGGGCCGCGCCATGCTCGCCCGCCGGGGCGGGCTCGTCGAGCTGCGGCACTGCCGCCGGGCCGTCCTGCGGCTGATCCGGCTGCTCGACCTGGCCGACATGGTCGACCTCGAGGACGCCGGGTAG